The DNA window ttatgaaagaaaaaaaaagatgagcAGCCGTGCCAGTCGGACTCTTTACGTAGGCAATCTTCCCGGGGATATTCGACAGAGAGAAGTTAAAGATTTGTTTTACAAGGTAATATTCtcttcattttttcatttttcatttctatAATTTCTCTATTTCTTTTTAACATTCTATTCGATTGTATACTTAGGGTATATTGTCTGTATATACTTGATCTTTGTTTGGTTGATTGTGAATACTGAATAGGGGTGAGCAGAAATGTAAACGGACCGAAAAATCGAAATGAACCGACTGAAAATAAAGTTTTTCAGTGAGAAAATGGTCTGGTTTGGTTTGTATTTAGGTGAAAGTTTGgtatttgattttcagtttggtttgggcatttttgaaaaccgaataaccgaacaaccaaatgaaaatattaaaaaataatttaaatttatatatttatttatgggAATTTATTAGACActatttaatgttttaattaattttaagataaaaataattagaaagtaaaaaaatttggttttatccgaaccaaaccaaacttttcagTTTGGTTTCTTCTGCTGCGAGTTTAAAGTTTGGCTCTACTTGGTTTAGAAATTTTCCAAACTTCGGTTATGCTCGGTTcctaaccaaaccgaaccgaaccgaaccgatacGGGTGCTCAGGTGAAGTTTGCTAAAGCTTAAATTGGTAGTCTAAATTCCTTTTGTTTATTTACAATTCTGCAACAATTCATGCGAAGAGAagctcaaataaaattataataaagccTTTTTCTAGATAAATTGTAGCATACTGTTAATTGGTGTCACTTTTTAAGTAACTTATGATGAAtgtttttctttgtttcttaTTGCAGTATGGACCCATTGTTGAAATTGATCTGAAAGTCCCACCAAGACCCCCTGGCTATGCTTTTgttgaggtattttttttaaaacaaaatttgctGATTGTTACATACTTTCTCCTCAGCTTTGTTAATTATCTTCGTGCTGTTTGTCGTACATTTTATCAATTGTTTCCTTGTGAGAATTCTTTAAACTGTTTGATATTGCAGTTCGAAGATGCTCGCGACGCTGAAGATGCTATCCGTGGTCGTGATGGATATAAGTTTGATGGGTATAGATTACGAGTTAGTATCTATCTACCTATTTTTTCTTCAACATCTATTTACCTTGTTGTGTATTAGTCTTGGTTTTTAACACTCTCTTTGTTAGTGTGTTTTTTCATAGATATTTTCATACTTTTATTTCATATCCCAATCAATATCAATTTTgaattctaataaaatattttcttatttcaaaGGTGGAGCTTGCACATGGTGGTCGGAGGAATTCATCTCCAGAAGATCGTTATAGCAGCTATAGTCGGAGCAGTGGAAGTCGTGGGCCTTCCAAACACTCTGATTATCGTGGTATGGCCCACTCTAGGTTTATAAGCTGTTTCATGGATCatatgcaataaaaaaattatttgattgcaCCCTTTCATGCAGTTCTAGTCACTGGATTACCTTCTTCTGCTTCGTGGCAAGATCTCAAGGTCTGTTTTGGTTCCCTTCCACATTAAGTCTGGACGAATTTCATTTCAAATTGAAGTCGTCAACATCTGTTGGCTGCTAGAAGTGATCTGGCATTTACATTGCATATTTAATGTTCAGGATCATATGCGACGAGCTGGGGATGTCTGCTTCTCTCAAGTGTTCCGTGACCGTGGTGGTGAGTTAAATAAACTTCTGTTTTTTAGTCATTCTATTTGATATGTAGCTTGCTTGAGTTAGCTTGAGACTGAAGCTTAGTTGATTTTATGCTTGACTAGGTCTAGTTTATCAATGGGGATATAAGGATGTTGTAATTGATTAGTGCATAAATAATTTCCTAGAGCATAAGTCAGATAAGTTGAATATGATTTCCGCAGGAATCCAGTTGCAATTtgcctttattttatttgttaaagaTCTTATGCCAAGCTTTAACTTTTTCTGGATGCAATGATATTAAATGATgctttagttttgttttgataGGTATTGCTAATTTATCTTGTTAATTTCTTTCATCTCGTTGTAGGCATGACCGGAATTGTAGATTACACAAACTATGATGATATGAAGCGCTCTGTAAGCTTCTATTATTTTCTTaagtttgattaaaattttggattttatgGATTTAAGGTATCTTATCTTTACTGGATCATTATTAGTTTTGACATTCCTTTGTCCTATCTACAGATTAGGAAACTTGATGACTCTGAGTTTCGAAATGCATTTTCTCGATCTTATATACGGGTATGTACCAGACCATGCCTTCTGAATTGAGTTTTTGTTTACTATATCTGCCATACTCATCTATTGGCATTTGTTAGGTGAGGGCATATGATTCGAGAAGGAGCTACTCAAGGAGTCCCAGTCGTAGCTCGTATGACCGCAATGGGAGAAGAAGCTGGAGCCGAAGCCGCAGTCTTAGTCGCAGCGGTAGCTACAGTGACAGGAGTAGGAGGTCTGTTTTAGCAAGATTTTGATAGATGTTGTCTTTGGTAGTAGTGATAACTTGCCAAATTGTGGTTTTGGCAGATGTTATAAGCAATAACTGACAAAAATTGAGTTGTTTTGCAGCTATTCTCCGGCAGCTAAATATTCTCGTCGATCTCCGTCTGTATCTTCTCGTAGATCTCTTTCTCCACGTTCTGCTGCAGGATCATCTCCCAGATCTTCCAGGTATCCTCAGTTGCAATTTTTCcttctttaaaatataaatatattttttgctGCATTGTATTTTTGATATATCTTTGTCAACTAAGTTTTGCAGTAAATTTTGTGGTTaggtttcgatttttttttttatgaatgaaaatTGTATTAAGAAACCTCGAGAAAAGGCAAACCAACACTCGCAAGGAAAAAGCCGCTAACGAGAGAACAGCTGTTAAGTGTTGAATTCTTTTATCAACATGATTTACTTTTACCTTGTTTATTAGATCCAGTTAAATTGGATGGTTCTCCAATTAAAGGAAGAATAAAGACCACAATGACTGTTATATCTtgaaaattcaattatttttattttcaaggGTTGCACGTTTTTTCTTCTTGCTAAAGTTATTTAAGACAATGTATGCTTCTAAACTCGAAATCCCTCTGCCTTTGTTAAGTGTAATCTTGCTGTATACACAGAACAATGATTGGGAAAGCAACTTTTAAAGGTGTTCTAGCAAATATAGCTTTCTTAAAGTTGTATTTGTTAAATATGTGCAACATTTTCCTCGTCTCTAAGGAAGTTGTTTCCATATTTTGAGACTATAGTATCCATGGCTGCAGTAGTCCAAAACTCTCTTGTAGGTATCCATCTTAGCTCAAGCGAGTCCTCAAGTTTTATCATCTATGGATAACATTGACTACActtatcatttttttcatcacATCATTTCCTTGTCATATGTTTCGAGACActcttgattttaaaaattagaccCTTGTCTTTGTTCTTATCTCTATACC is part of the Mercurialis annua linkage group LG3, ddMerAnnu1.2, whole genome shotgun sequence genome and encodes:
- the LOC126671524 gene encoding serine/arginine-rich splicing factor SR30-like, yielding MSSRASRTLYVGNLPGDIRQREVKDLFYKYGPIVEIDLKVPPRPPGYAFVEFEDARDAEDAIRGRDGYKFDGYRLRVELAHGGRRNSSPEDRYSSYSRSSGSRGPSKHSDYRVLVTGLPSSASWQDLKDHMRRAGDVCFSQVFRDRGGMTGIVDYTNYDDMKRSIRKLDDSEFRNAFSRSYIRVRAYDSRRSYSRSPSRSSYDRNGRRSWSRSRSLSRSGSYSDRSRSYSPAAKYSRRSPSVSSRRSLSPRSAAGSSPRSSRSRSRSESPLASPSIKQAGKRATKRSRSRSSESQSRSPAVRAHRSLSRDSMESKEHY